The genomic region AGTTCTCTAAAGTAAATTAGGGCATATTTTCCTATATTGGCAATAGTATTTTTTTAGTCTACAAAGGTCTCTTTTATTACTTCTTTACATTTTTCAATTTCCGATTTTGTCAGACTTTCAAAAACTCGGATGATTCTTGTTTTATCTACGGTTCGAATTTGGTCGATTGCAATCATCCCCTTTTTTCCGTTGTGTTTTACAGAAACTCTAGTCGGGTATTTTTTTAGGGACGTCGTCATTGGCGCAAGTACGATTGTTTTTAAGAATTTATTCATTTCATTTGGTGAAACGATAACGCAAGGTCTTGTCTTTTTTATTTCACTACCAATTGTAGGGTCAAGATTTACAAGAACAATTGAGTATTGTTTTAAATCCATTCCTCGAGGTTTTCATCGTCGAAGACATCGTTCATAAGTAGCTTGTCATCTCCGATTTCGCTCATTTTCTTAAACTCCTTTTCCCAATTTTTTCTTGGTGAAGCGATTGGCTTAAGAACTATTTGTTCTTTTTCCAAGATGAGTTCAACCTTGTCTTTAATATTATATTTATCCAGAATGGTCTTGCTTAAACGAAGTCCTTTTGAATTTCCAATTTTAATTATTGATGTTTCCATAATTAATAAATGTTATTACAAAGTAAGTACATTTTGTTGGACTATCAAAATTTGTTTCGTATGAATACCAAATGGCTTTAAGCCTCGATCTCGTATTCTTTAATTTTATTGTAAAGTGTTTTTCGGGTAATATTTAGTAAACGCGCAGCTTTAGATTTGTTGTTGCCAACCTCATTTAATGCGTTTATTATAAGGTCGCGCTCATTGTCTTTAGTGGAGAACGACTTTACTTGATTGGCAGTTTCCTTCGGTGGACTGGTAATTTCCATGGGTAAGACGTTCTTTTCGATGAGCTCTCCTTGTGTAAGTAAAGCCGAACGTTTAATTACATTCGACATTTCACGTAAGTTACCGGGCCATTTATACTTTTGAAAAATTTTAATAACCTCGTCCGAAAATCCTAAAACATTTTTGTTGAGCTGTTCGTTAGCCATATTCAAAAAATGATCGGCAAAAAGCAAAAGGTCTTCCTGGCGTTCGTGTAAATTGGGCACTTTTATGGAAAACTCATTGAGTCTATGGTAAAGGTCTTCGCGAAACTGTCCTTTTTCCACGGCTTGGAGCAGATCTTCGTTGGTGGCGGTTATCAAACGGATGTCTACATCAATCTCTTGGTTGCTTCCTATAGGTTTTATTTTTCGTTCTTGTAGCGCCCGTAAAAGTTGAATCTGATTTTCATAGGACAAATTACCTACTTCATCTAAAAATATCGTTCCACCATTGGCAGCTTCAAAATGGCCAATTTTATTATTAACGGCTCCCGTGAAAGAACCTTTTACGTGTCCGAAAAATTCACTGGCCGCGATTTCTTTTGGGATGGCCCCACAATCAACGGCTATAAAACTAAAATTCTTTCTTCTACTATTATCGTGAATGCGTTTGGCTACCACTTCTTTTCCAGTACCGCTATCTCCCGTAATTAAAACCGACATGTCGGTGGGGGCAACCAATTTAATGTATTCATTTAATTTAATGGAAGCACTGCTAATTCCAGAAACCGGTTTTTTGGCAGACAAGGGTTTTGTCTTGGACGTTTTAGAAGGTGCTTTAGCAGTGGTCTCTTCCACTGGTGTGGAAGTCTTTTTTTCTCCTTTAAGCGCATTTTGTATCACGATAAGAACTTCATCTTGATTAAATGGCTTGGAAATATAGTCAAAAGCGCCCTTTTTCATCGCTTTTACAGCGGTGGAAACTTCAGCATAACCGGTCATTAAAATAACGGGTGTATCGGGATGCTTTTCTTTTACTTTGGTAAGTATGGTAATTCCATCATCGTCAGGAAGCCTGAGATCTGTAAAAACTAAATCATACGAAGTATTGGAGAGCTTTTTTTGAGCTTCTTCCGATGAATAACTGGTCTCTACCGTGAAATCATTTTTTTTTAAAAAACGTTCCAACATCGCCGAAAACGTAACATCATCTTCTATTAATAAGATCTTTGGCATTCTATAACTGACTTTCTACAAAAATAGAAAGTTATTAGAAGCTACCACCTAAAAAAATCATAAAAAAAGGGACGGCTTTCACCATCCCCAAACAAAATATGACTTTGTTTAAAACTTGAATTCTTTAAATTAACTTTTCATGAACTGAAACAAAATTATTTCTGAATCCATTCCCCATCTGCGGTGGCATATAGGTTGGATGTTTGTCCTCCAACTTCCACTTGGATTTTGTATTCGTCTGCGTCATTTTTAAACGCTTTTGAAACTTCAATTCCTGGGAAATCGGCTTCCAAGGCATCTGTTATGGCTGTTGGAAGTTCTGTGGCATCTATAGGTGTATACTCATCTTGGTCTGCGTAAATTTCTTCTGCAATTCCGTCGTGAAAAATTACTGGGGTTGTTGCAAAAGATGCAAAACTACCTAATGCCATTGCTGATGCTAATACTAACTTTCTCATATCTTTTTCTTTTTTTATGTTTTACTTAAACTTAAATCGTTTACAGTTTATAAAACCAATTTTATACCACATTTAGGGTGAATCACTTAATATTTTAATATTCAATTAGTTACAGTCAAATGCAGATTATTTTGACTAAGAGAAGCTGTTTAAAACTGTATAATTTGAATACAAAAGTGAGTAATTTGTGTACCGGGGTACACAGCTGTTATATAAGTAAAGGGCGTTTTTTCAGACTGATTTTAGTCATTTGGATCCGTTTTTACAGATAAAATTTTAATCTTACTGGAGAGTTATCGTTCAATTCTCGTCAGGTAGGGAATAGAATTTGGTGCCGCGTGGGAAAGCAAAAAAGACTTGCCAATAAATTGACAAGCCTTTTTCTCAAACGTAATTAAAATAAACGAAGCTTATTGCTTATTATTTCTGTATCCAATCTCCGTTCTCGTTGGCATATAAAGTAGTTGTTTCCTCTCCTACCATTACGTCCAACTTATATTCTGAAGCTTCATTTTTATATGCTTTAGAAATTTCGGCTCCTGGGAAATCTGCTGCTAGGGCATCAGTTACCGCTTGTGGAACCTCTGCTACATCAATTTCTTGATATTCTTCTTGAATGGTGTTAACAGTTTCATTGTTATTTTCTAAAACTACTGGGGTAGCTGCAAATGCTGTTAAACTACCTAATGCTAAAACGGATGCTAAAACTAACTTTTTCATGATATAAATGTTTTTATGATTATTATTAATTGTTTTCACTTATTAAATAGCCATTTCTATACCAAGGTCGTTAGCATAGTTCTGTTAAATACTAATTAACTGATAATCAGTATTTTAATTCGTTTCGAGAAAAAATAATTCCATATGGAAGTGAGTAAAACACTGTGAAAGCCGCAAAGAAAGTGTGTAATAACTACCCGATTTTATTCAGAAATAGTCAATGCCAAAAGTGTAAATTTAGAACCTTAATTATTCAAATTGAGTTAGTTGCATAAAAAATGGGCGTAATACAATTTTATTGTATTACGCCCAGTCTTTTTATTTCGATTCAGTTTTATTCTATAACAGTCCCATCCTCTAATGGATTAATAGGAGCTTCTCCATCGTTAATGGCAGAATCAATTTCTTCCATAGGCTTTACATTGTCGTCTATGGCAGGTTGTCCTTGAGGCACCTGATTTGGTTGCGCAGCACCCGGTCTTTGATAAAAATGACTGAAACGCTCCAGATAGTCGTTAAAAGTTTTTGTCTCCGGAAGTGCAAACTCTTTATTGTCATTACCAACAACAATATCAAGTAAACTTCGGTACCTCTCCACATCGCTTACGATGTCTGAAGCATAATTATATTGGGTATCGATATCTAGATTACTGTAATAGTTTAAGCTTTCTTGGTATTTCTTGGCAATGTTCTTATAAAGTTCCCTAGCTTTTTCAGTTTCCCCTACTTTATAATAACCTTCTACGTATGGTTCTAAGAAAACATAATAACCAAAGTAGCCAAATGGCATTTTCTCCATCGCTAAATCCAATACGTCTTTAGCTTTTTGGGTTTTATCGGTTCTAATTAACTTTTCAGTTAATCGCGCCAAATTCCCACGGTACGAGATACTGTTTTTGCGTGTTTCTGGATCGTGGTAAATATCAGGAGATTCGGAATTCCCCCAATCCCAGTCCATTACAATATTATACATAAGGTCTTCGTCAATGCGGCCCATTTCATACGGATTGTTTTTATCAATCGGGGTTTCAATAGGCACTAACTTATATACAAGACCGTCTAGTTGCAAGTAATCTTTCATCCAAAGATATTCCGCAGGATCGAAACTTCCTCCTGTAAAGTATATTGGACGCTCCCAATTATTGTTTGCCAAAATATCCAACATTAATATACGGTTCTTCGGCAAGGCACTTTTAGGAAGGTCAATGTCTATATAATCCACAATTTTAGCAGAGTCTTTTTCTTTTACCAATCCGTTTTTAAGAACAGTTCCTTTATTTACAGGTACACGGATTTTATTTGTGGGGTAGAAAGGCAAGTTTAGATAGCTTTCTGGATATT from Galbibacter sp. BG1 harbors:
- a CDS encoding type II toxin-antitoxin system PemK/MazF family toxin; translation: MDLKQYSIVLVNLDPTIGSEIKKTRPCVIVSPNEMNKFLKTIVLAPMTTSLKKYPTRVSVKHNGKKGMIAIDQIRTVDKTRIIRVFESLTKSEIEKCKEVIKETFVD
- a CDS encoding AbrB/MazE/SpoVT family DNA-binding domain-containing protein, with protein sequence METSIIKIGNSKGLRLSKTILDKYNIKDKVELILEKEQIVLKPIASPRKNWEKEFKKMSEIGDDKLLMNDVFDDENLEEWI
- a CDS encoding sigma-54-dependent transcriptional regulator — protein: MPKILLIEDDVTFSAMLERFLKKNDFTVETSYSSEEAQKKLSNTSYDLVFTDLRLPDDDGITILTKVKEKHPDTPVILMTGYAEVSTAVKAMKKGAFDYISKPFNQDEVLIVIQNALKGEKKTSTPVEETTAKAPSKTSKTKPLSAKKPVSGISSASIKLNEYIKLVAPTDMSVLITGDSGTGKEVVAKRIHDNSRRKNFSFIAVDCGAIPKEIAASEFFGHVKGSFTGAVNNKIGHFEAANGGTIFLDEVGNLSYENQIQLLRALQERKIKPIGSNQEIDVDIRLITATNEDLLQAVEKGQFREDLYHRLNEFSIKVPNLHERQEDLLLFADHFLNMANEQLNKNVLGFSDEVIKIFQKYKWPGNLREMSNVIKRSALLTQGELIEKNVLPMEITSPPKETANQVKSFSTKDNERDLIINALNEVGNNKSKAARLLNITRKTLYNKIKEYEIEA